From one Streptomyces spiramyceticus genomic stretch:
- a CDS encoding sodium:solute symporter, whose translation MAIDYTVIAIYLAGMLAMGWWGMRRAKSKSEFLVAGRRLGPSMYSGTMAAIVLGGASTIGGVGLGYQYGLSGAWMVFAIGLGLLALSIFFSARIARLKVYTVSEMLDLRYGGGRAGIISGVVMWAYTLMLAVTSTIAYATIFDVIFSMDRGLSIVLGGAIVVAYSTLGGMWSITLTDMVQFVVKTIGVLLLLLPIAVVKAGGFSEMKAKLPTEYFDPLGIGGETIFTYVLIYTFGMLIGQDIWQRVFTARSDKVARYGGTVAGTYCLVYALAGAVIGTAAKVLYPNLANADDAFATIVRDELPMGVRGLVLAAALAAVMSTSSGALIACATVANNDIWSRLRGAVVPGEKGGEAHDEVRGNRAFILIMGIAVICIAIMLNNVVEALTVAYNLLVGGLLVPILGGLLWKRGTVYGALASVTVGGVAVVGLMAVYGILANEPVYYGLLLSLAAYVVASLATRPTDAAVLAAWRERLAGRGAEPEPEAESEYVPTPG comes from the coding sequence ATGGCCATCGACTACACGGTGATCGCCATTTACTTGGCCGGAATGCTGGCCATGGGCTGGTGGGGCATGCGCCGCGCCAAGTCCAAGAGCGAATTCCTGGTGGCGGGCCGCCGACTCGGCCCCAGCATGTACTCCGGCACGATGGCGGCCATCGTCCTCGGCGGCGCCTCCACCATCGGCGGCGTCGGCCTCGGCTACCAGTACGGCCTCTCCGGCGCCTGGATGGTCTTCGCCATCGGCCTCGGACTCCTCGCGCTCAGCATCTTCTTCTCCGCGCGCATCGCCCGCCTGAAGGTCTACACGGTCTCCGAGATGCTGGATCTCCGGTACGGCGGCGGCCGCGCCGGCATCATCTCCGGCGTTGTCATGTGGGCGTACACGCTCATGCTCGCCGTCACGTCGACCATCGCGTACGCCACGATCTTCGACGTCATCTTCAGCATGGACCGCGGCCTGTCGATCGTCCTCGGCGGCGCGATCGTCGTCGCGTACTCGACCCTCGGCGGCATGTGGTCGATCACGCTCACCGACATGGTGCAGTTCGTCGTCAAGACGATCGGCGTGCTGCTCCTGCTCCTGCCGATCGCGGTCGTCAAGGCGGGCGGCTTCAGCGAGATGAAGGCGAAGCTGCCCACCGAGTACTTCGACCCGCTGGGCATCGGCGGCGAGACGATCTTCACGTACGTGCTGATCTACACCTTTGGCATGCTGATCGGCCAGGACATCTGGCAGCGGGTCTTCACCGCCCGCAGCGACAAGGTCGCCCGTTACGGCGGCACGGTCGCCGGTACGTACTGCCTCGTCTACGCCCTCGCCGGCGCCGTCATCGGCACGGCCGCCAAGGTCCTCTACCCGAACCTCGCCAACGCGGACGACGCCTTCGCGACCATCGTCAGGGACGAGCTGCCGATGGGCGTCCGCGGCCTGGTCCTCGCGGCGGCGCTGGCCGCCGTGATGTCGACCTCGTCCGGCGCGCTGATCGCCTGCGCCACCGTCGCCAACAACGACATCTGGTCGCGGCTGCGCGGCGCCGTCGTACCGGGGGAGAAGGGCGGCGAGGCGCACGACGAGGTGCGCGGCAACCGCGCCTTCATCCTGATCATGGGCATCGCCGTCATCTGCATCGCGATCATGCTGAACAACGTCGTCGAGGCCCTCACCGTCGCCTACAACCTCCTGGTCGGCGGCCTGCTCGTACCGATCCTCGGCGGTCTCCTCTGGAAGCGCGGCACGGTGTACGGCGCCCTGGCGTCCGTGACCGTCGGCGGAGTCGCGGTCGTCGGCCTGATGGCGGTGTACGGCATCCTTGCCAATGAGCCCGTCTACTACGGCCTGTTGCTGTCCCTCGCGGCGTACGTCGTCGCCAGCCTGGCCACCCGCCCGACCGACGCCGCGGTGCTGGCCGCCTGGCGCGAGCGGCTGGCGGGGCGCGGGGCGGAACCCGAGCCCGAGGCCGAGTCCGAGTACGTCCCCACACCCGGCTAA
- a CDS encoding acyl-CoA dehydrogenase family protein: MRRSVYNEDHEAFRETIRAFIEAEVVPVYDEWFAAGQAPRDFYYKLGELGVFGINVPEEFGGAGLDTHKFEAVLYEETSRAGVNFGGSGVHVLLALPYIKMLATDEQKKRYLEKFVSGEEMWALAMTEPGTGSDVAGMKTTAKLSEDGTHYVLNGAKTFITGGVHADRVIVCARTSAPTAEDRRFGISLFAVDTKSEGYSIGRKLDKLGLRTSDTAELAFVDVKVPVEDLLGEENKGFYYLGANLPSERWGIAFGAYAQAKAAIRFAQEYVQERTVFGKPVAHFQNTKFELAACQAEVDAAEAVADRALEALDAGELTAAEAASAKLFCTEVAHRVIDRCLQLHGGYGYMNEYPIARLYADNRVNRIYGGTSEVMKSIIAKSMGL; this comes from the coding sequence GTGCGCCGTAGCGTGTACAACGAAGACCACGAGGCGTTCCGGGAGACCATCCGGGCCTTCATCGAGGCCGAGGTCGTCCCGGTCTACGACGAGTGGTTTGCGGCGGGCCAAGCGCCTCGCGACTTCTACTACAAGCTCGGTGAGCTGGGCGTCTTCGGGATCAACGTTCCCGAGGAGTTCGGCGGCGCGGGCCTGGACACCCACAAGTTCGAGGCCGTCCTCTACGAGGAGACCTCGCGCGCGGGCGTCAACTTCGGCGGCTCCGGCGTTCACGTCCTGCTCGCCCTGCCGTACATCAAGATGCTCGCCACCGACGAGCAGAAGAAGCGCTACCTGGAGAAGTTCGTCTCCGGCGAGGAGATGTGGGCGCTGGCGATGACAGAGCCGGGCACCGGCTCCGACGTCGCGGGCATGAAGACCACCGCCAAGCTCTCCGAGGACGGCACGCACTACGTCCTCAACGGCGCCAAGACCTTCATCACCGGTGGCGTCCACGCCGACCGCGTGATCGTCTGCGCCCGTACGTCCGCCCCGACGGCCGAGGACCGCCGCTTCGGCATCTCCCTCTTCGCCGTGGACACCAAGTCCGAGGGCTACTCCATCGGCCGCAAGCTCGACAAGCTCGGCCTGCGCACCTCCGACACCGCCGAGCTGGCCTTCGTCGACGTCAAGGTCCCGGTCGAGGACCTGCTCGGCGAGGAGAACAAGGGCTTCTACTACCTCGGCGCCAACCTGCCCTCCGAGCGCTGGGGCATCGCCTTCGGCGCCTACGCGCAGGCCAAGGCCGCCATCCGGTTCGCCCAGGAGTACGTGCAGGAGCGCACCGTCTTCGGCAAGCCGGTCGCCCACTTCCAGAACACCAAGTTCGAGCTTGCCGCCTGCCAGGCCGAGGTGGACGCCGCCGAGGCCGTCGCCGACCGCGCCCTGGAGGCCCTGGACGCCGGTGAGCTCACCGCCGCCGAGGCCGCGAGCGCCAAGCTCTTCTGCACCGAGGTCGCGCACCGCGTGATCGACCGCTGCCTCCAGCTGCACGGCGGCTACGGCTACATGAACGAGTACCCGATCGCCCGCCTGTACGCCGACAACCGCGTCAACCGCATCTACGGCGGCACCAGCGAGGTCATGAAGTCGATCATCGCCAAGTCGATGGGCCTGTAA
- a CDS encoding carboxyl transferase domain-containing protein: MRQAPVLSSTADPAAEAWRANEAAHQELVDGLRNRLAAARLGGGEKARARHTARGKLLPRDRVDALLDPGSPFLELAPLAAEDMYGGAAPAAGVIAGIGRVSGRECVIVANDATVKGGTYYPMTVKKHLRAQEVALENRLPCLYLVDSGGAFLPMQDEVFPDREHFGRIFYNQARMSGAGIPQIAAVLGSCTAGGAYVPAMSDEAVIVRNQGTIFLGGPPLVKAATGEVVTAEELGGGEVHSRTSGVTDHLAEDDAHALRIVRNIVATLPARGALPWSVEPVEEPKVDPAGLYGAVPVDSRTPYDAREVIARVVDGSRFQEFKAEFGQTLITGFARIHGHPVGIVANNGILFSESAQKGAHFIELCDQRGIPLVFLQNISGFMVGRDYEAGGIAKHGAKMVTAVACTRVPKLTVVVGGSYGAGNYSMCGRAYSPRFLWMWPNAKISVMGGEQAASVLATVKRDQLEARGESWAPEDEEAFKDPIRAQYEQQGNAYYATARLWDDGVIDPLETRQVLGLALTACANAPLPEPAFGVFRM, from the coding sequence ATGCGGCAGGCACCGGTGCTTTCCAGCACCGCCGATCCGGCAGCCGAGGCATGGCGGGCCAATGAAGCGGCCCATCAGGAGCTCGTGGACGGACTGCGGAACAGGCTGGCCGCGGCGCGGCTCGGCGGCGGTGAGAAGGCCCGTGCCCGGCACACCGCACGCGGCAAGCTGCTGCCCCGCGACCGCGTGGACGCGCTCCTCGACCCCGGGTCGCCGTTCCTGGAGCTGGCTCCACTGGCAGCCGAGGACATGTACGGCGGGGCCGCCCCGGCGGCCGGGGTGATCGCGGGGATCGGCCGGGTCAGCGGCCGGGAGTGCGTGATCGTCGCCAATGACGCCACCGTCAAGGGCGGCACGTACTACCCGATGACCGTCAAGAAGCACCTGCGGGCGCAGGAGGTCGCGCTCGAAAACCGGCTGCCCTGCCTGTACTTGGTGGACTCCGGCGGCGCCTTCCTGCCCATGCAGGACGAGGTCTTCCCGGACCGGGAGCACTTCGGGCGCATCTTCTACAACCAGGCCAGGATGTCGGGCGCGGGCATCCCGCAGATCGCGGCGGTGCTCGGGTCCTGCACGGCGGGCGGGGCGTACGTCCCGGCGATGAGCGACGAAGCGGTCATCGTCCGCAACCAGGGCACGATCTTCCTGGGCGGGCCGCCGCTGGTGAAGGCGGCCACCGGCGAGGTCGTCACGGCTGAGGAGCTGGGCGGCGGCGAAGTCCACTCCCGTACCTCCGGGGTCACCGACCATCTCGCGGAGGACGACGCCCACGCCCTGCGGATCGTCCGGAACATCGTCGCGACGCTGCCGGCGCGCGGCGCGCTGCCGTGGTCGGTCGAGCCGGTCGAAGAGCCGAAGGTCGATCCGGCGGGACTGTACGGCGCGGTGCCGGTGGACTCCCGTACGCCCTACGACGCACGCGAAGTGATCGCGCGGGTCGTCGACGGTTCGCGATTCCAGGAGTTCAAGGCGGAGTTCGGGCAGACCCTGATCACCGGTTTCGCCCGTATCCACGGGCATCCGGTCGGCATCGTCGCCAACAACGGCATCCTGTTCTCCGAATCCGCCCAGAAGGGCGCGCACTTCATCGAGCTGTGCGACCAGCGCGGCATCCCCCTGGTCTTCCTCCAGAACATCTCCGGCTTCATGGTCGGCAGGGACTACGAAGCGGGCGGCATCGCCAAGCACGGCGCGAAGATGGTGACGGCGGTGGCGTGCACGCGGGTGCCGAAGCTGACGGTCGTCGTCGGCGGGTCGTACGGCGCGGGGAACTACTCGATGTGCGGCCGGGCGTACTCCCCCCGCTTCCTGTGGATGTGGCCCAACGCCAAGATCTCGGTGATGGGCGGCGAGCAGGCGGCGTCGGTCCTTGCGACGGTCAAGCGCGACCAGTTGGAGGCGCGCGGGGAGTCCTGGGCTCCCGAGGACGAGGAGGCCTTCAAGGATCCGATCCGCGCGCAGTACGAGCAGCAGGGAAATGCCTATTACGCGACGGCGCGTTTGTGGGACGACGGCGTGATCGACCCGCTGGAAACGCGGCAGGTGCTCGGCCTGGCCCTCACGGCCTGCGCCAACGCCCCGCTGCCCGAGCCCGCCTTCGGCGTCTTCCGGATGTGA
- a CDS encoding DUF418 domain-containing protein: MAHETTTTGPVHPPTPTPTPSGRRLLEVDALRGFALGGILLVNVMTMSGLDAAGLGSAAGSGADGVAEWLVVAFAQAKFYLLFSFLFGYSFTLQIGSAERAGARFAPRMARRLLGLFVLGLLHAAFLYTGDILMIYAVFGLLLLAARRAAPAAARTAAIWVFAVAGCLLLLVGLLGLLGGPSYEAEMDAEMGAEAARLTAAYRGGFADVVGANVGAWPEYLVAAVLMGGFVVAAFLAGFAAGKREWISRATPARLRRLCVIGLCVGLPGALFMAAGVTGPLPGRWELLASAVGMITAPALSAAYASALLLWLRTRRGGRVAARLAPAGRMALTNYLSQSLVMALVFTGYGLGLYGRVGAAAVVCGALVLYGAQLALSGRLMRRYRLGPVEWVLRAVTVGGRP, translated from the coding sequence ATGGCCCACGAGACAACGACAACGGGGCCGGTGCATCCGCCCACGCCCACGCCTACGCCTTCCGGGCGGCGCCTCCTGGAGGTCGACGCCCTGCGCGGATTCGCGCTGGGCGGCATTCTGCTGGTCAACGTCATGACCATGTCCGGGCTGGACGCCGCGGGCCTCGGCAGTGCCGCAGGTTCCGGCGCCGACGGTGTCGCCGAATGGCTGGTGGTGGCCTTCGCGCAGGCCAAGTTCTATCTGCTCTTCTCCTTCCTCTTCGGCTACAGCTTCACGCTCCAGATCGGCTCGGCCGAGCGCGCCGGTGCCCGCTTCGCGCCCCGTATGGCACGTCGCCTGCTCGGCCTGTTCGTCCTCGGCCTGCTGCACGCGGCATTCCTCTACACCGGCGACATCCTGATGATTTACGCCGTATTCGGTCTGCTCCTGCTCGCCGCCCGCCGCGCCGCGCCCGCCGCCGCGCGCACCGCCGCGATCTGGGTCTTCGCCGTCGCCGGCTGCCTGCTGCTGCTCGTCGGCCTGCTCGGGCTGCTCGGCGGGCCCTCGTACGAGGCCGAGATGGACGCCGAAATGGGTGCCGAAGCGGCGCGGCTCACCGCTGCCTACCGTGGCGGCTTCGCCGACGTCGTCGGTGCGAATGTCGGAGCCTGGCCCGAGTACCTCGTCGCGGCGGTGCTCATGGGCGGCTTCGTCGTCGCCGCCTTCCTGGCGGGCTTCGCCGCCGGCAAGCGGGAGTGGATCAGCCGTGCCACCCCGGCCCGCCTGCGCCGCCTGTGCGTGATCGGCCTGTGTGTCGGCCTGCCCGGGGCGCTCTTCATGGCGGCGGGGGTTACGGGCCCCCTCCCGGGGCGCTGGGAACTGCTCGCCTCGGCCGTCGGCATGATCACGGCACCGGCCCTCTCCGCCGCGTACGCCAGTGCCCTGCTGCTGTGGCTGCGCACCCGTCGCGGCGGCCGCGTCGCCGCCCGGCTGGCTCCCGCCGGGCGGATGGCGCTCACCAACTACTTGAGCCAGTCGCTCGTCATGGCGCTGGTCTTCACCGGCTACGGCCTCGGTCTGTACGGCCGGGTGGGCGCCGCGGCTGTGGTGTGCGGGGCGCTCGTCCTGTACGGCGCACAGCTCGCCCTCAGTGGCCGGCTGATGCGCCGGTACCGGCTGGGGCCTGTGGAGTGGGTGCTGCGGGCGGTGACGGTCGGCGGGCGGCCGTAG
- a CDS encoding acyl-CoA thioesterase, with translation MPEALDALLDLLDLEQIEQNIFRGQSRSAVVPRVFGGQVAAQALVAAGRTVPEVPQALGSARPGEAPSLVHSLHAYFLRAGDPGAPIVYTVDRIRDGRSFTTRRVVAVQHGQPIFHFSASFQTYEDGLEHQYDMPAAPEPETLPTAAEMLPRHLPADVAARLIEARAAVDLRYADVPPWGSAGEPRAPRSQVWFRTNGKLADDPLLHVCLATYVSDMTLLDSVLLAHGRGGWAVGDVVGASLDHAMWFHRPFRADEWLLYDQESPSASGGRGLGQARIYTQDGRLAITVIQEGVVRVPRR, from the coding sequence GTGCCAGAGGCTCTGGACGCTCTGCTCGATCTGCTCGACCTGGAGCAGATCGAGCAGAACATCTTCCGGGGACAGTCCCGCTCGGCCGTCGTCCCCCGCGTCTTCGGCGGCCAGGTGGCCGCCCAAGCGCTGGTCGCGGCGGGCCGGACCGTCCCCGAAGTTCCCCAAGCTCTCGGCTCCGCTCGACCAGGGGAGGCCCCAAGCCTGGTCCACTCCCTGCACGCGTACTTCCTGCGCGCCGGGGACCCGGGTGCGCCGATCGTCTACACGGTCGACCGCATCCGCGACGGCCGCTCCTTCACCACGCGCCGCGTCGTCGCCGTCCAGCACGGGCAGCCGATCTTCCACTTCTCCGCGTCCTTCCAGACGTACGAGGACGGGCTGGAGCACCAGTACGACATGCCGGCCGCGCCGGAGCCGGAGACCCTGCCGACGGCCGCCGAGATGCTGCCACGGCACCTCCCGGCGGACGTGGCCGCGCGACTGATCGAGGCGCGGGCGGCGGTGGACCTGCGGTACGCCGACGTGCCGCCGTGGGGCTCCGCCGGGGAGCCGCGCGCGCCGCGCTCGCAGGTCTGGTTCCGTACGAACGGCAAACTCGCCGACGACCCGCTCCTGCACGTCTGCCTGGCCACCTACGTCTCCGACATGACGCTGCTCGACTCGGTGCTGCTGGCCCACGGGCGCGGCGGCTGGGCGGTGGGCGACGTGGTCGGGGCCTCCCTCGACCACGCGATGTGGTTCCACCGGCCCTTCCGGGCGGACGAATGGCTGCTGTACGACCAGGAGTCGCCGTCGGCGTCGGGCGGACGGGGTCTGGGCCAGGCCAGGATCTACACGCAGGACGGGCGGCTGGCGATCACCGTCATCCAGGAGGGCGTGGTCCGCGTCCCTAGGCGATGA
- a CDS encoding TetR/AcrR family transcriptional regulator — MSTNAAARVAAPTRREQILKEAARLFAERGFHGVGVDEIGAAVGISGPGLYRHFPGKDAMLAELLVGISERLLDGGRQRAAAEAADGSPEAVLASLIDGHIDFALDDRPLITLHDRELDRLRDSDRKRVRQLQRQYVELWVAVVRELNPDVPEAEARSAVHAVFGLLNSTPHLGSYGSGLPGRAAMEGLLRRLAHGAFGALAPAGVG, encoded by the coding sequence ATGAGCACCAACGCCGCCGCCCGCGTCGCGGCTCCGACCCGCCGCGAGCAGATCCTCAAGGAGGCCGCGCGCCTCTTTGCCGAACGCGGCTTCCACGGTGTGGGCGTCGACGAGATAGGCGCCGCCGTAGGGATCAGCGGCCCCGGTCTCTACCGCCACTTCCCGGGCAAGGACGCCATGCTCGCCGAGCTGCTCGTCGGCATCAGTGAGCGGCTGCTGGACGGCGGCAGGCAGCGCGCGGCGGCGGAGGCGGCCGACGGCAGCCCGGAGGCCGTCCTCGCCTCCCTCATCGACGGCCACATCGACTTCGCCCTCGACGACCGCCCCCTCATCACCCTGCACGACCGTGAACTGGACCGCCTCAGGGACAGTGACCGCAAGAGGGTGCGGCAGCTTCAGCGCCAGTACGTCGAGTTGTGGGTGGCAGTGGTGCGGGAGCTGAATCCGGATGTACCGGAGGCCGAGGCGCGGTCGGCGGTGCACGCGGTGTTCGGGCTGCTCAACTCGACGCCGCACCTCGGGTCTTACGGCAGTGGGCTGCCGGGGCGGGCGGCGATGGAGGGGCTGCTGCGGAGGCTTGCGCACGGGGCGTTCGGGGCGTTGGCTCCGGCGGGGGTCGGCTGA
- a CDS encoding PucR family transcriptional regulator, translated as MQEPSAPSPPSPPSPPSPPSPPSPAIPLAALLAREDLGLRRIAGPEDADVHWVHTSEMADPYPYLLGGELLLTAGVLLTDADHYVSRVAQAGAAALGFGVAPVYDTVPPALVEACDRYGLPLLEVPPPTTFTAIARAVWRLMAEARHRELRRVTEAQQGLASAAARPDPVPAVLNQLTARLGGAWAVLLSPEGAPLAAAGSPPPAEAQTALTRLAHVVNPSGRGGVGEISAPRAAPSSATDAVGGTHLAAYALTGGQDLVLGVASERRTAGDHTIAGVAVVLLSLLTTPHQGTAEAGRAAALVRLLLGADPADVAPELGAGEWTVVHARPTGPGSGAPGSTAAGGRRGPLAAAALGAALGSALVDAAEDGGVRVLVSGARDIAPQPGWTLGVSSPVPARDLPAADTRAAQAVRRAEATRSPLVRDRGEPGEGVASLVAPDEARAHARAQLAPIAETPALTETLRTWLSLHGSWDRTAVALDVHRNTVRQRIARCATLLGADLDDADVRMDLWFALRWL; from the coding sequence ATGCAGGAACCGTCAGCCCCGTCCCCACCGTCCCCACCGTCCCCACCGTCCCCACCGTCCCCGCCGTCCCCGGCGATCCCGCTGGCCGCGCTGCTGGCCCGGGAGGATCTCGGCCTGCGCCGGATCGCGGGCCCCGAGGACGCCGACGTCCACTGGGTGCACACCTCGGAGATGGCCGACCCGTACCCGTACCTGCTGGGCGGCGAGCTGCTGCTCACAGCAGGCGTCCTGCTGACGGACGCCGACCACTACGTGTCGCGGGTCGCTCAGGCGGGTGCGGCGGCGCTCGGTTTCGGCGTGGCGCCGGTGTACGACACGGTCCCTCCGGCGCTGGTCGAGGCGTGCGACCGCTACGGCCTGCCCCTCCTGGAGGTCCCGCCGCCGACCACGTTCACGGCGATCGCCCGCGCGGTGTGGCGCCTGATGGCGGAGGCCCGCCACCGCGAGCTGCGCCGCGTGACCGAGGCCCAGCAGGGCCTGGCGTCGGCGGCGGCCCGCCCCGACCCGGTCCCGGCGGTCCTGAACCAGCTCACGGCGAGGCTGGGCGGCGCATGGGCGGTACTCCTGTCGCCGGAGGGCGCCCCGCTGGCGGCAGCCGGCAGCCCGCCTCCCGCGGAGGCACAGACCGCCCTGACCCGTCTGGCCCACGTGGTGAACCCCTCGGGAAGGGGCGGGGTGGGGGAGATCTCCGCTCCCAGGGCCGCGCCCTCCTCCGCCACCGACGCCGTGGGCGGCACCCACCTCGCCGCCTACGCCCTCACCGGCGGCCAGGACCTCGTCCTCGGGGTTGCCTCCGAGCGGCGTACGGCCGGGGACCACACCATCGCCGGGGTCGCCGTCGTGCTGCTGTCGCTGCTGACCACGCCCCACCAGGGCACGGCCGAGGCCGGCCGCGCCGCCGCGCTGGTGCGGCTGCTGCTGGGGGCGGACCCCGCCGACGTGGCGCCGGAGCTGGGCGCGGGCGAGTGGACCGTGGTGCACGCCAGGCCCACCGGCCCGGGCAGCGGCGCACCCGGGAGCACCGCAGCGGGCGGCCGTCGGGGCCCGCTCGCCGCCGCAGCCCTCGGCGCCGCGCTCGGCAGCGCGCTGGTGGACGCGGCGGAGGACGGCGGGGTGCGGGTCCTGGTGAGCGGAGCCCGCGACATCGCGCCGCAGCCCGGCTGGACGCTCGGCGTGAGCTCCCCCGTCCCCGCGCGCGACCTCCCGGCGGCCGACACCCGCGCCGCCCAGGCGGTACGCCGCGCCGAGGCCACCCGCAGCCCACTGGTGCGCGACCGGGGAGAGCCTGGCGAGGGCGTCGCGTCGCTGGTCGCGCCGGACGAAGCCCGGGCGCACGCCCGCGCACAGCTGGCCCCGATCGCGGAGACCCCGGCGCTCACCGAGACACTGCGCACGTGGCTGTCGCTGCACGGGAGCTGGGACCGTACGGCCGTCGCGCTGGACGTGCACCGCAATACGGTCCGCCAGCGCATCGCCCGCTGCGCGACCCTCCTCGGGGCCGACCTCGACGACGCGGACGTACGGATGGACCTCTGGTTCGCGCTGCGCTGGCTGTGA
- a CDS encoding phosphatase, which yields MPIPSRAALVDHLVRTRIAGDVATPRDNNLSHYRKLANGDRHYWLGLELGDRWADEQDVLAVMAERCGVSDDPEHRVGQDTIDPELTVDALDRMAARLRKAAAGKQRVLFATGHPGALIDVHSRTAARLRAAGCDIVRIPGGLVADEGYVVQFADVALFERGATLWHTHSPEPMNAILDALEAEDSALPDLVVADHGWAGRAGQRGIDSVGYADCNDPALFIGEAEGTLQVAVPLDDHVVDPRYYEPLTEYLLDAAGLIA from the coding sequence ATGCCGATACCCAGCCGTGCCGCCCTCGTCGACCACCTCGTCCGCACCCGTATCGCCGGAGACGTCGCCACCCCCCGCGACAACAACCTCTCCCACTACCGCAAGCTCGCCAACGGCGACCGCCACTACTGGCTGGGCCTGGAGCTGGGGGACAGGTGGGCCGACGAGCAGGACGTCCTCGCCGTCATGGCGGAGCGCTGCGGCGTAAGTGACGACCCCGAGCACCGCGTCGGGCAGGACACCATCGACCCCGAGCTGACCGTCGACGCCCTCGACCGGATGGCCGCCCGGCTGCGCAAGGCCGCCGCCGGGAAGCAGCGGGTGCTGTTCGCCACCGGGCACCCCGGCGCGCTGATCGACGTACACAGCAGGACTGCGGCCCGGCTGCGGGCCGCCGGGTGCGACATCGTGCGGATTCCGGGCGGGCTCGTCGCGGACGAGGGGTACGTCGTCCAGTTCGCCGACGTCGCTCTCTTCGAGCGCGGCGCCACCCTGTGGCACACCCATTCTCCGGAGCCGATGAACGCCATTCTGGACGCCCTGGAGGCCGAGGACAGCGCGCTGCCCGACCTCGTAGTCGCCGACCACGGCTGGGCCGGGCGCGCGGGGCAGCGCGGGATCGACTCCGTCGGGTACGCCGACTGCAACGACCCTGCCCTTTTCATCGGCGAGGCGGAAGGCACCCTTCAGGTGGCCGTTCCGCTCGACGACCATGTCGTCGACCCGCGGTACTACGAGCCCCTGACGGAGTATCTGCTCGATGCGGCAGGACTCATCGCCTAG